A part of Desulfurococcaceae archaeon genomic DNA contains:
- the truD gene encoding tRNA pseudouridine(13) synthase TruD, protein MTGLKYTVMDEKLPYEFKLSPETFHVLEVVDLERAGFDKEKGEYAVLRLWKKDVEMLKAVEIVSRRTNVPRSNIYFYGMKDKNAFTVSHLFIRSQLLERECLPLVMDNIRVELIGFIRTRPKRAYFKGNKFRVFIDADTGNKTRLLSLLGEMVRAISQMGLPAYYGYQRFGWKRYNSHVLGKYILLGREDLFAEEFLKSHYPREDYECALKRYLGVYEHLIYENTYRKMPLDRGFKEINAKVNNMFLDAYSSFLFNMLLNTLIEKSGLGSLDTELPMPGCIDGLRYYEPILRVENVEPRLLSKLKCFYRTGLFRPVDNVIRDDHDRVIYEFFLEPGMYATVILRELFKDGLVLEAG, encoded by the coding sequence GTGACTGGATTGAAGTACACCGTAATGGATGAAAAGCTACCTTATGAGTTTAAGCTCTCACCTGAAACCTTCCACGTATTGGAGGTCGTCGACCTAGAGAGAGCTGGGTTTGATAAGGAGAAGGGTGAATATGCCGTATTAAGGTTGTGGAAGAAGGACGTTGAGATGCTCAAGGCCGTTGAGATCGTGTCGAGGAGAACGAACGTGCCGAGGTCAAACATATACTTCTACGGTATGAAAGATAAGAATGCCTTCACCGTATCTCATCTCTTTATCAGGTCACAACTATTGGAAAGAGAATGCCTCCCTTTGGTAATGGACAATATCAGGGTAGAATTGATCGGGTTCATACGCACGAGGCCTAAAAGGGCTTACTTCAAGGGCAATAAGTTCCGCGTATTCATAGACGCTGACACCGGCAATAAGACTAGGCTTCTGTCCCTGCTAGGAGAAATGGTAAGGGCGATCTCCCAGATGGGGTTGCCCGCGTACTATGGATATCAGCGATTCGGCTGGAAAAGGTACAATTCGCACGTACTCGGCAAGTACATATTGCTCGGTAGGGAAGACCTCTTCGCCGAAGAGTTTCTGAAAAGCCATTATCCCAGGGAAGACTACGAGTGTGCACTTAAAAGGTACCTTGGCGTGTACGAGCATCTAATTTACGAGAACACCTACAGGAAGATGCCCCTGGATAGGGGCTTTAAGGAAATAAATGCAAAAGTAAATAACATGTTCTTGGATGCGTACTCTAGCTTTCTCTTCAACATGCTCCTCAATACTCTCATAGAGAAAAGTGGTCTAGGCTCCCTGGACACGGAGCTGCCCATGCCCGGATGTATTGATGGGTTACGGTACTATGAGCCTATTTTACGGGTAGAAAATGTAGAACCGCGGTTACTTAGTAAACTTAAATGCTTCTATAGAACTGGCTTATTTAGACCCGTTGACAACGTTATTAGGGACGACCATGACCGGGTCATTTACGAGTTTTTCCTAGAGCCGGGTATGTACGCTACCGTTATTTTGAGAGAGCTGTTTAAAGACGGTTTAGTGCTCGAAGCCGGATAG
- a CDS encoding transcription elongation factor — MVYQELKYPLDKICIKSGVFCPSCQRKIESGAVTVDDIEVLKALINLEDKLKFLKKGEYLRSLSIADEVVVLVKNGFEGVEIATLEKELSSSIGKRVKVVEYTSDLKKLIEQIIAPASLLGVNKIWLPTGEEMINIRISRRDRKYLARSKEQYELLIERISGTKAKIIFE; from the coding sequence ATGGTGTACCAGGAGTTGAAATACCCGTTAGACAAGATATGCATTAAGAGCGGTGTTTTCTGCCCCTCATGTCAACGCAAGATAGAATCTGGCGCAGTCACCGTCGACGACATTGAAGTGTTAAAGGCGCTTATAAACTTAGAAGATAAATTAAAGTTCTTAAAAAAAGGCGAATACCTGAGATCTCTCAGTATAGCGGACGAGGTGGTAGTCCTCGTAAAGAACGGCTTTGAAGGCGTTGAGATAGCAACGCTCGAAAAAGAGCTTTCAAGCAGCATAGGTAAGAGGGTTAAAGTCGTGGAATATACTAGTGACCTGAAGAAGCTCATAGAGCAAATTATAGCTCCAGCTTCGCTACTAGGAGTAAACAAAATATGGCTCCCCACGGGCGAGGAGATGATCAACATAAGGATATCTAGGAGGGACCGGAAGTACTTGGCGAGGTCAAAAGAGCAGTACGAGTTGCTCATAGAGAGAATTAGTGGAACAAAGGCTAAAATTATTTTTGAATAG
- a CDS encoding CDC48 family AAA ATPase, with protein sequence MLKHVRLVLRAEELEDAHLEGVAKLDPEIMEKFGIALGDLLLLEGEYETAAIAHAGDSEDRGKGVIRLSKLMMKNAKIDVGDLVYVEKVERKYAKVVKLAPVSFHAPVDTTIVSRIKHSIITLPVHEGNEVLVTIEGVKVPFKVVSIRPKGPAIVTEDTEVIVFDEPVGELPRITFEDIGGLEPVIEKLRDIVELPFKYRKVFNKLGIEPPKGVLLYGPPGCGKTLLAKALANELNAYFIVINGPEIMSKFYGESEQKLREIFKVARKKAKKYPAIIFIDEIDAIAPKRDEVTGEVEKRVVAQLLALMDGLESRGNVIVIAATNRPNAIDPALRRPGRFDIEIEIPMPDKNGRLEILKVHTRRLRELGLLDPHVNLEKIAEVTHGFTGADLAALVKEATMKAVKRAIKECETCEPETLLSRIVVKNDDLLSAYRGVVPSGLREIYVETPDVTWNDIGGLHEVKQVLKENIELPLKHPEIYERFGIKPPRGVLLYGPPGCGKTLLAKAVATESGANFIAIRGPEILSKWVGESERAIREIFKKARLHAPSIVFFDEIDAIASVRGFGADSGVTERVVTQLITELDGIRDLNNVVILAATNRPDLVDPALLRPGRFDKLVYVPPPDFEARLEILKIHTRYLPLSTDVDLYELAKLTENHSGADLEALVREAFIQALREHISVKRIERRHFLKALETVKPSLSEDLVKFYVEWSERVRRSPPKVGLRPSVYT encoded by the coding sequence ATGTTAAAACACGTGAGGTTGGTGTTGAGGGCCGAAGAGCTTGAAGATGCGCATTTAGAGGGTGTAGCTAAGCTTGACCCGGAAATCATGGAAAAGTTCGGCATAGCTCTGGGAGACTTACTACTATTAGAGGGAGAGTACGAAACCGCCGCAATAGCCCATGCCGGAGATTCCGAAGATAGAGGTAAAGGTGTGATCAGGTTAAGCAAGCTAATGATGAAGAACGCGAAAATAGATGTAGGGGACCTCGTATACGTTGAAAAAGTGGAGCGAAAATACGCGAAAGTTGTTAAGCTGGCACCGGTGAGCTTCCACGCCCCCGTAGACACCACTATTGTGAGCAGAATTAAGCACAGCATCATCACCCTGCCCGTGCACGAAGGGAATGAAGTCTTAGTTACCATTGAAGGCGTAAAGGTGCCCTTTAAAGTTGTCTCGATAAGGCCCAAAGGCCCTGCAATAGTCACAGAGGATACTGAGGTAATAGTCTTCGACGAACCGGTGGGGGAGCTACCCCGCATCACGTTTGAAGACATCGGTGGATTGGAACCCGTCATTGAGAAACTACGCGATATAGTTGAATTACCCTTTAAGTACCGCAAAGTATTCAACAAGCTCGGCATAGAGCCCCCTAAAGGAGTACTACTTTACGGGCCACCAGGATGCGGGAAAACACTACTAGCAAAGGCGCTGGCGAACGAGCTTAACGCGTACTTCATAGTAATTAACGGTCCCGAGATAATGAGCAAGTTTTATGGCGAGTCAGAGCAAAAGCTAAGAGAGATATTTAAGGTAGCCAGGAAGAAGGCGAAGAAGTACCCCGCGATAATATTCATCGATGAGATCGACGCCATAGCGCCTAAGAGAGACGAGGTTACGGGCGAAGTTGAGAAGAGGGTAGTAGCTCAGCTACTAGCCCTAATGGACGGGCTTGAAAGCAGGGGCAATGTCATAGTAATCGCTGCTACGAATAGGCCTAATGCCATAGATCCAGCACTTAGAAGGCCGGGTAGATTTGACATTGAAATAGAAATACCGATGCCCGATAAGAACGGCCGACTTGAAATACTAAAAGTACACACGAGGAGGCTAAGGGAACTGGGGCTTCTCGATCCTCACGTAAACCTAGAAAAAATCGCAGAAGTAACACACGGCTTCACGGGTGCAGACCTCGCTGCCTTGGTGAAAGAAGCTACGATGAAAGCGGTAAAACGCGCAATAAAGGAGTGCGAAACGTGTGAACCGGAGACGCTACTTTCAAGAATTGTCGTTAAGAACGATGACCTCCTCTCAGCTTACAGGGGCGTTGTTCCGAGCGGTCTTAGAGAGATCTACGTTGAGACCCCCGATGTCACCTGGAACGATATCGGGGGACTCCACGAAGTGAAGCAGGTGTTGAAAGAAAACATCGAATTGCCGTTAAAGCACCCTGAAATTTACGAGAGGTTTGGTATAAAGCCCCCTCGCGGAGTACTACTTTACGGGCCACCGGGATGCGGGAAAACACTACTAGCAAAGGCTGTGGCTACTGAGAGTGGTGCTAACTTCATAGCTATTAGAGGCCCCGAAATACTGAGCAAGTGGGTCGGAGAATCCGAAAGAGCAATAAGAGAAATATTCAAGAAGGCGAGACTACACGCCCCGAGCATAGTTTTCTTCGACGAAATAGACGCCATAGCGTCTGTACGGGGATTCGGTGCCGATTCAGGTGTCACGGAAAGGGTTGTTACACAACTCATTACGGAACTCGACGGTATAAGAGACCTCAACAACGTGGTTATCCTCGCGGCAACTAACAGGCCTGACCTGGTCGACCCTGCACTACTGAGGCCTGGACGGTTCGACAAGCTCGTTTACGTACCCCCACCTGATTTTGAAGCTAGGCTAGAGATCTTGAAGATACATACTAGGTACTTACCCTTATCCACCGACGTAGACCTTTACGAATTGGCGAAGCTCACAGAGAACCATAGTGGTGCAGACCTCGAAGCGCTGGTCAGAGAGGCATTTATACAGGCTTTAAGGGAACACATATCAGTGAAGAGAATTGAAAGAAGGCATTTCCTCAAAGCACTCGAAACAGTGAAGCCCAGCTTGAGCGAGGACTTAGTAAAGTTCTACGTGGAGTGGAGCGAGAGAGTTAGACGTAGTCCTCCCAAAGTCGGCCTAAGACCCTCCGTCTACACGTAG
- a CDS encoding ArsR family transcriptional regulator, producing MKDHLDVWKKMPLHRAVLEIVLSKPEGITESKLVESLKKEYDVEPSRSELYQVLVKLELQGLISVEPVGKEFLIKLTTHARQQFSTSS from the coding sequence GTGAAAGATCACTTAGATGTGTGGAAGAAGATGCCCTTACACCGAGCGGTACTAGAAATAGTTCTTTCGAAACCCGAGGGCATCACTGAATCCAAGCTTGTGGAGAGTTTGAAGAAAGAGTATGATGTTGAGCCGTCGCGCTCTGAACTTTACCAGGTACTCGTAAAACTGGAGTTACAAGGACTAATTAGCGTCGAGCCTGTAGGCAAGGAATTTCTCATAAAGCTCACGACGCACGCCCGCCAGCAGTTCTCAACGAGTAGCTAA
- the fen gene encoding flap endonuclease-1, whose protein sequence is MGVDLKDLIPADIKLIISDLRALRGKVIAIDAYNALYQFLTAIRQPDGTPLMDSQGRITSHLSGLYYRTVNLVENGIKPVYVFDGMPPELKAKEIEKRRAVREEAGKKYEEAIKAGDLEAARRYAVMAAKLTDYMVEEAKRLLDAMSIPWVQAPAEGEAQAAYMTRCGDTYASASQDYDSLLFGSPRLIRNLTISGKRKLPRKEEYVEIFPEVIELNKLLSKLGITLEALIDIGILVGTDYNPDGFEGVGPKKAYQLVKAYGGLEKIPKSMLRSPVEVDVVSVKKYFLNPPVTRNYKLEWGEPDANRVVEILVKEHDFSEERVKNALERLMKAYREHIKGSQQGLAKWFAKK, encoded by the coding sequence GTGGGCGTGGATTTAAAAGACCTAATACCAGCCGACATCAAGCTAATTATAAGTGATCTTAGGGCGTTGCGCGGCAAGGTCATAGCGATCGACGCCTACAACGCCCTTTACCAATTCCTAACAGCCATTAGGCAACCCGATGGCACACCTCTAATGGACAGCCAGGGGAGGATCACGAGCCACCTCAGCGGACTGTACTACAGGACGGTAAATTTGGTGGAGAACGGTATAAAACCCGTATACGTTTTCGACGGCATGCCCCCTGAACTGAAAGCTAAGGAGATAGAAAAACGTAGGGCTGTAAGGGAGGAAGCCGGTAAGAAATACGAAGAAGCTATAAAAGCTGGCGACCTCGAAGCAGCTCGCCGATATGCCGTGATGGCAGCCAAATTAACCGACTACATGGTCGAAGAAGCCAAGAGACTCCTAGATGCTATGAGCATACCCTGGGTGCAAGCCCCCGCAGAAGGCGAGGCCCAAGCAGCTTACATGACTAGGTGCGGTGACACCTACGCTTCAGCATCGCAGGACTATGACAGTTTACTTTTCGGGTCTCCGAGACTGATAAGAAACCTAACAATCAGCGGCAAGAGAAAGCTACCCAGGAAAGAGGAGTACGTTGAGATCTTTCCCGAAGTGATCGAGTTGAATAAACTGCTTTCAAAGCTGGGAATCACGCTTGAAGCGTTAATAGACATAGGCATACTCGTTGGAACGGACTACAACCCGGACGGGTTTGAGGGCGTGGGCCCGAAGAAAGCGTACCAGTTAGTGAAAGCCTATGGGGGCCTCGAGAAAATTCCCAAGTCTATGCTCAGGTCACCCGTCGAAGTTGACGTGGTTTCTGTGAAGAAGTACTTCCTAAATCCACCGGTCACGAGGAACTATAAACTTGAATGGGGTGAGCCCGACGCTAACCGGGTCGTAGAGATCCTCGTAAAAGAGCACGATTTCAGCGAAGAGAGAGTGAAGAATGCCTTAGAGAGGCTCATGAAAGCGTATAGAGAGCACATTAAGGGTTCTCAGCAAGGTCTGGCTAAGTGGTTCGCTAAGAAATAG
- a CDS encoding protein-L-isoaspartate O-methyltransferase yields the protein MSFETQRKRVVEQLILMGYLKSPKVIKALLAVPRELFVPEHLVEYAYVDSPLPIGYGQTISAIHMVAIMTEELDPEPGDRVLEVGTGSGYQAAVLAEIVARHDPSKRGHVYTVERVPGLVEFAKKNLARAGYGEYVTVIHGDGTLGYPDKAPFNRIIVTAAAPNVPGPLVDQLAEGGRLIIPVGDFYMQRLLIAEKRGGRLHRRWGIECVFVPLIGEHGWKIRAE from the coding sequence GTGAGTTTTGAAACGCAGAGAAAGAGAGTAGTGGAGCAATTAATTCTCATGGGGTACCTAAAGAGCCCGAAGGTGATAAAAGCGCTTCTAGCCGTACCTCGAGAGCTCTTCGTGCCTGAACACCTCGTTGAGTATGCATATGTAGACTCGCCCCTGCCTATAGGATATGGTCAGACCATAAGCGCCATTCACATGGTGGCGATCATGACGGAAGAACTTGACCCGGAGCCCGGCGATAGAGTGCTAGAAGTGGGTACGGGGTCTGGTTACCAAGCAGCAGTACTAGCCGAGATCGTGGCTAGGCATGATCCCAGCAAGCGAGGCCATGTATACACTGTTGAGAGAGTCCCGGGATTAGTGGAATTCGCGAAGAAGAACCTAGCTAGAGCGGGCTACGGCGAGTACGTTACAGTAATACATGGAGACGGAACCCTGGGATACCCGGACAAAGCGCCATTTAACAGGATAATAGTGACGGCGGCGGCCCCCAATGTACCGGGCCCCCTTGTAGATCAGCTCGCGGAAGGCGGCCGGCTCATAATACCCGTTGGCGATTTCTACATGCAAAGACTCTTGATCGCCGAGAAAAGGGGAGGCAGGCTACACAGGAGGTGGGGTATTGAGTGCGTCTTCGTTCCACTAATAGGTGAACACGGCTGGAAGATACGGGCCGAGTGA
- a CDS encoding DUF371 domain-containing protein produces MEITKDPHLTLRGECIIGLAADKGALDLSDEFKNCLKTINSILVIVLEVNGGVKDFVLAEGHPDLILSDRSKVIVRKSAYIEPATLGIRANKAAADLKRELVDRLRDPGSVLTAHLYVIGLNEIASIDLRSRRILEHRFTLYNVPVFENTG; encoded by the coding sequence ATGGAAATAACAAAAGACCCGCACTTGACGTTGCGGGGAGAGTGCATAATAGGCTTGGCGGCTGATAAGGGCGCCCTTGATCTAAGTGACGAGTTTAAAAACTGCTTGAAAACGATTAACTCCATACTCGTAATAGTGCTCGAAGTTAACGGCGGCGTCAAAGACTTCGTCCTAGCCGAAGGCCACCCCGACCTCATTTTAAGTGATAGAAGTAAGGTTATTGTCCGTAAGAGTGCTTACATAGAACCAGCAACTCTAGGCATAAGGGCTAATAAAGCCGCTGCCGACTTAAAACGTGAACTGGTAGACAGGCTTAGGGATCCCGGTAGTGTACTCACAGCTCATTTATACGTTATCGGGCTTAACGAGATCGCATCTATAGATCTCCGTTCTAGGCGCATACTCGAGCACCGGTTTACACTGTACAATGTGCCAGTTTTCGAAAACACCGGCTAG
- a CDS encoding methyltransferase, producing MPLCISIERTLAERAIKELRRRGILDREHLITRAGNSVIVPVRVNAPGELELSFTRLPVFECSPPLREIVKAPLPSLDVVGNVVILRENVLKLRRAEDIIAAIKQVYPRVKAVWVKEETNDVFRIPLLKLLWGEEVREITVKEYGIEMRVKLGEVYFNPRLAEEHRSVAQLTKNGEVVVDVFSGIGGFTLHIASMRRCLVVANDLNPVAYELLVENIKLNRRKLKSTIIPLNSDAVELPHILRQGVADRLIADFPMKSTEYYEVYEKLLKPRGILHLYTVSTCSPEYARAKLAGVFENWHIVQCKPVLEYAPRTEIYRCDLVKPDNV from the coding sequence ATGCCTCTATGTATAAGTATCGAGAGGACGCTTGCTGAGAGGGCTATTAAAGAACTACGAAGAAGGGGCATCCTCGACCGCGAGCACTTGATTACGAGAGCCGGTAATAGCGTAATCGTCCCAGTCAGGGTGAACGCGCCCGGCGAACTGGAATTATCGTTTACGAGACTACCCGTTTTTGAGTGCTCTCCCCCACTACGAGAAATCGTAAAGGCGCCCCTTCCATCACTCGACGTAGTTGGAAACGTCGTTATACTTAGAGAAAACGTACTGAAGCTCAGAAGAGCGGAAGACATCATTGCGGCCATTAAGCAGGTTTATCCACGCGTTAAAGCCGTGTGGGTTAAGGAGGAAACTAATGATGTTTTTAGAATACCCCTCCTAAAGCTCTTATGGGGTGAAGAGGTTAGGGAGATCACCGTGAAGGAGTATGGGATCGAAATGAGAGTCAAGCTGGGTGAAGTCTACTTTAATCCGAGGCTCGCGGAAGAACACCGCAGTGTAGCCCAGCTAACCAAGAACGGCGAAGTCGTGGTCGACGTGTTTAGCGGTATTGGGGGCTTTACGCTTCATATAGCCTCAATGAGAAGGTGCCTAGTAGTTGCCAACGATCTTAACCCAGTAGCATACGAGCTGCTCGTCGAAAACATTAAACTGAACCGGAGGAAGCTTAAGAGCACAATTATTCCATTAAACTCCGATGCGGTAGAGCTACCACATATCCTGAGGCAGGGTGTAGCCGACCGGCTGATAGCGGATTTCCCAATGAAAAGTACCGAATACTACGAGGTGTACGAAAAGCTTTTAAAACCACGAGGTATACTCCACCTGTACACGGTTTCAACGTGCTCTCCGGAGTACGCGAGAGCGAAGCTAGCCGGTGTTTTCGAAAACTGGCACATTGTACAGTGTAAACCGGTGCTCGAGTATGCGCCTAGAACGGAGATCTATAGATGCGATCTCGTTAAGCCCGATAACGTATAA
- a CDS encoding NAD(+)/NADH kinase, whose translation MEILKDVAVLVLAGPFIKVVVVYKPIDKCMSIAEKAAREFKQRGIEVFTLTVDDISTPRGTFFSGLEDADLVVSIGGDGTFMRSAKAFSRVSLILPYPCGRRNVYYEHELPEIGDVVESALSGSFYLEFLPMPSACHDQKCASFLNDLVVVSTDLGKVSKYTVEITSPLIRTTLTFEGDGVIVSTAGGSGGHNLSARGPLITPLLEALTVTPINPLQVGVTSMVIPAFANVSIKVRNRAYAYLDGDLFSVLERDDSVDLPGNLGYVKVIRLKPFRDLMRAVFESRRHIF comes from the coding sequence ATGGAGATTTTAAAGGATGTAGCGGTGCTCGTATTGGCGGGCCCATTCATCAAAGTAGTGGTGGTTTACAAGCCTATAGACAAGTGCATGAGCATTGCAGAAAAAGCGGCAAGGGAGTTTAAGCAACGTGGTATCGAGGTATTCACGCTAACCGTAGACGACATCTCAACACCGAGAGGCACGTTTTTTAGCGGCTTAGAGGACGCCGACCTTGTGGTTAGTATTGGGGGCGACGGCACGTTCATGAGATCCGCCAAGGCGTTTTCACGCGTTTCCCTCATCTTACCGTACCCCTGCGGTAGAAGGAACGTTTACTACGAACACGAGCTACCGGAGATAGGCGATGTGGTTGAAAGCGCGCTAAGTGGGTCTTTTTACCTGGAGTTTTTACCTATGCCGAGTGCTTGCCACGATCAGAAGTGCGCTTCGTTTCTCAACGACCTAGTAGTGGTCAGCACGGACTTGGGCAAAGTCTCCAAGTACACGGTTGAGATCACGTCGCCGCTAATAAGAACGACTCTAACGTTCGAAGGAGACGGCGTCATTGTGAGCACTGCGGGGGGTTCAGGCGGGCACAACCTATCTGCCAGGGGCCCTTTAATAACGCCGCTCCTAGAGGCCTTAACAGTAACTCCTATAAACCCCCTCCAGGTCGGAGTAACTAGCATGGTAATACCGGCTTTCGCTAACGTTTCGATAAAGGTGAGGAACAGGGCATATGCGTACCTCGATGGAGACCTCTTCTCGGTCCTCGAAAGAGACGATAGTGTAGACTTGCCTGGAAACCTGGGCTACGTAAAGGTTATAAGGCTGAAACCCTTCAGAGACCTTATGAGGGCTGTTTTTGAGTCACGTAGACACATCTTCTAG
- a CDS encoding nucleotide-binding protein, translated as MSHVDTSSSRRVAVVLDTGALLAKYYRLIPRLDIDTYTTPSAVCEVKDHENRTALAEAIDLGLVKAVAPRQPYVSTVMQAAVKIGSVHKLSITDLDVAALAVQLRSSYPEVVVITDDYELENLLAHLGVSFKPLRTHGIRELRRFIAMCPTCGYVPGKPGEETCPLCGTEISRRRST; from the coding sequence TTGAGTCACGTAGACACATCTTCTAGCAGAAGAGTAGCAGTGGTACTGGATACGGGGGCGCTACTGGCGAAGTACTATAGGCTTATCCCGAGGCTGGACATTGACACGTATACGACTCCTAGCGCTGTTTGTGAAGTCAAAGACCACGAGAACAGGACCGCCCTCGCGGAAGCTATCGATCTGGGCCTTGTGAAAGCGGTAGCTCCCCGGCAACCCTATGTAAGCACAGTAATGCAGGCTGCCGTTAAAATAGGTAGCGTACACAAGCTCTCGATAACTGACTTGGATGTAGCCGCCTTGGCAGTACAATTACGGAGCTCCTATCCGGAGGTCGTGGTCATAACAGATGACTATGAGCTCGAGAACCTTCTTGCACACTTAGGAGTGAGCTTCAAGCCATTAAGGACGCATGGAATCCGAGAGCTGAGAAGATTCATAGCTATGTGTCCAACGTGCGGCTACGTACCCGGTAAGCCAGGCGAGGAGACGTGCCCGCTATGCGGTACAGAGATTTCGAGGAGAAGATCTACTTAG
- a CDS encoding RsmB/NOP family class I SAM-dependent RNA methyltransferase — translation MLKDGVLNQLRRAYGSLALKLVELLALPSKRLYVRVNTIKATREAVIGLLGKEGVIAHPDEYVPDAVYFEIEGPFALECPSSKTITVDVKTAVSLLLGANLYRPGVLKAKPFKEGELLLAVTGKGVPVACIKAVHSYSEILYKQRGLVGINVCSPYKAPRIADTEAYIKGLIYPQSAPSIITTHVLKPRAGELVIDMNASPGGKTSHIVQLTRGRSRIIAIDRNEKKVEELRTTLTKLGLFVNVIVVPADSRYVHVDFNVHNADRVLIDPPCSNLGVRPLLDYTRTLKDVTSLSSYQKQFLKAASGILKPGGVLVYSTCTLTVDENEENVVYAVEELGLTPMEPEEPPPYAEKVSYKGIVAYRFSPFTEDMPGYFIAVLTK, via the coding sequence GTGCTTAAGGACGGCGTGCTAAATCAGCTTAGAAGAGCGTATGGAAGCCTAGCGCTTAAACTCGTGGAGCTACTAGCACTCCCTTCTAAGAGGCTCTACGTGCGCGTGAACACCATCAAGGCCACTAGGGAGGCTGTGATCGGGTTACTTGGTAAAGAAGGCGTAATAGCGCACCCTGACGAGTACGTTCCGGACGCAGTGTACTTCGAAATCGAAGGTCCCTTCGCACTGGAGTGTCCTAGCAGTAAGACCATAACAGTAGACGTGAAGACGGCTGTATCACTACTACTTGGTGCAAACCTGTACAGACCAGGCGTGTTAAAGGCCAAGCCGTTTAAGGAGGGCGAGCTCCTGCTGGCCGTTACCGGGAAGGGGGTCCCCGTGGCCTGCATTAAGGCAGTACACTCGTACAGCGAAATACTGTACAAGCAGCGTGGCCTAGTTGGCATAAATGTCTGTTCTCCCTATAAAGCACCCAGAATAGCTGATACGGAGGCCTACATTAAGGGGCTGATCTACCCGCAGAGCGCTCCTAGCATCATCACGACGCACGTGCTTAAACCCCGTGCTGGCGAGCTGGTCATCGACATGAACGCCTCTCCCGGAGGCAAGACAAGTCACATCGTTCAATTAACGCGCGGAAGATCGCGAATAATCGCGATAGACAGGAACGAAAAAAAGGTCGAAGAACTGCGAACAACCCTCACTAAGCTCGGCCTCTTCGTAAACGTGATCGTGGTGCCAGCAGACTCCAGGTACGTTCACGTGGATTTTAACGTGCATAACGCGGACAGAGTACTTATAGACCCTCCGTGTAGTAACCTGGGGGTCCGGCCACTCCTAGATTATACTAGGACGCTCAAAGATGTAACCAGTCTATCGAGTTACCAGAAACAGTTCTTGAAGGCGGCGAGCGGCATCCTCAAGCCGGGAGGCGTGTTAGTGTACTCGACGTGTACCCTGACCGTGGATGAGAATGAGGAAAACGTCGTATACGCAGTGGAAGAGCTTGGTCTCACCCCTATGGAGCCCGAAGAACCCCCACCCTACGCCGAGAAGGTGTCGTATAAGGGAATAGTGGCTTACAGGTTTTCGCCCTTCACCGAGGACATGCCCGGGTACTTCATAGCAGTTCTTACTAAGTAG
- a CDS encoding DUF2283 domain-containing protein — translation MEFLEERLYTVKVPANIELEYDRQNDILYIYFGDERVADEEVLSEDGDIALGFKDGKLVFLEIMRFSDKIGGFIL, via the coding sequence GTGGAGTTCTTGGAGGAAAGGCTGTACACGGTTAAGGTCCCCGCAAATATAGAGTTGGAGTATGATAGACAAAACGACATATTGTACATATACTTCGGCGACGAGAGGGTGGCTGACGAGGAGGTCTTGAGCGAAGACGGCGACATCGCGCTAGGCTTCAAGGACGGTAAGCTGGTGTTCCTGGAGATCATGAGGTTTAGTGACAAAATAGGAGGCTTCATTCTTTAG